ACTTCAACACCAACACGGTCAGCGTCAGGGTCAGTTGCAACAAGCACATCTGCACCAACTTGACGACCAAGTTCTTCAGCAAGGGCGAAGGCTGCTTGGCTTTCTGGGTTTGGAGATTTTACAGTTGAGAAGTCAGGATCAGCAGTTGCTTGTGCTTCAACAACTTGAACAGAGTCAAATCCTGCTTGAGCAAGAGCACGACGAGCCAACATTTCACCCGTACCATGAAGTGGTGTGTAGACAATCTTCATGTCTTTACCGAATTCTTCAATCAAGGTTGGGTTGATGTTTACGTCCTTAACTTCTTTAAGATATTCAACATCGACAGCTTCGCCAATGACTTCAATCAAGCCAGAAGCTTTTTCTGCTTCGACATCAGCAACTTCCACAGCGAATGGATTTTCGATAGCACGAATGTAAGTGGTCAAAGCATCTGCATCATGTGGAGGCATTTGTCCACCGTCTTCTCCATAAACCTTGTAACCGTTAAATGGAGCAGGATTGTGGCTGGCAGTAATCATGATACCTGCGAAACAGTTGAGGTGACGAACAGCGAATGAGAGTTCTGGAGTTGGACGGAGGCTTTCAAATACGTAAGATTTGATACCGTGTTTAGCAAGAACTGCTGCAGATTCAAAGGCAAACTCAGGTGAGAAGTGACGGCTATCATAGGCAATCGCCACACCACGTTCTTTTTCATTTCCACCTTTTGATTCAATCAAACGAGCCAAACCTTCGGTAGCTTGACGAACAACGTAGATGTTGATGCGGTTTGTACCAGCACCGATCAAACCACGCATACCAGCAGTGCCAAATTCAAGATTGGTATAAAAGGCATCTTCCTTAGTTTTTTCGTCCATATTTTCCAAATCTTGACGAAGGTAGTCTGGAAGGCCGGTAAAATCGACCCATTTTTGATAATTTTCTTGGTAAGTCATAGAGTATCTCCTTTATCTATTGCTTTGATCGCTTTCATTATATCACGATTTGATATTTTAGTAAAACGTTAGCATAACTTAAAATGTTGGAAATTTACTTTTATTTCATTGTAGAAGAATAGCCCAATACGCTTTCTAATGAAAAAGAAGATGAATAGTTCGGGTTTATGACTCAAACTTTTTTCATTGCAATTGTGCAAAAGAGAAAAAGATAGTAAAATGGATGTATGATTATTTTACAAGCTAATAAAATTGAACGCTCTTTTGCTGGAGAGGTTCTTTTTGATCATATCAATCTGCAAGTAGATGAACGAGACAGAATAGCCCTCGTTGGAAAAAATGGAGCAGGTAAGTCTACTCTTTTGAAGATTTTGGTTGGGGAAGAGGAGCCAACCAGTGGAGAAATTAATAAGAAAAAAGATATTTCTCTATCTTACCTAGCCCAAGATAGCCGTTTTGAGTCTGAAAATACCATCTACGATGAGATGCTTCATGTCTTTGATGACTTACGTCGGACGGAGAAACAACTTCGTCATATGGAGTTATTGATGGGTGAAAAGTCTGGTGAGGATTTGGAGAAGCTGATGTCAGATTACGACCGCTTATCTGAGAATTTTCGCCAAGCAGGTGGCTTTACCTACGAAGCTGATATCCGCGCTATCTTGAATGGTTTCAAGTTTGACGAGTCTATGTGGCAGATGAAAATTGCTGAGCTTTCAGGTGGTCAAAATACTCGTCTTGCACTGGCTAAAATGCTCCTTGAAAAGCCAAATCTCTTGGTCTTGGACGAGCCTACCAACCACTTGGATATCGAAACCATAGCCTGGCTAGAGAATTATTTG
This genomic interval from Streptococcus oralis subsp. tigurinus contains the following:
- a CDS encoding phospho-sugar mutase, whose protein sequence is MTYQENYQKWVDFTGLPDYLRQDLENMDEKTKEDAFYTNLEFGTAGMRGLIGAGTNRINIYVVRQATEGLARLIESKGGNEKERGVAIAYDSRHFSPEFAFESAAVLAKHGIKSYVFESLRPTPELSFAVRHLNCFAGIMITASHNPAPFNGYKVYGEDGGQMPPHDADALTTYIRAIENPFAVEVADVEAEKASGLIEVIGEAVDVEYLKEVKDVNINPTLIEEFGKDMKIVYTPLHGTGEMLARRALAQAGFDSVQVVEAQATADPDFSTVKSPNPESQAAFALAEELGRQVGADVLVATDPDADRVGVEVLQKDGSYLNLSGNQIGAIMAKYILEAHKNAGTLPENAALCKSIVSTDLVTKIAESYGATMFNVLTGFKFIAEKIQEFEEKHNHTYMMGFEESFGYLIKPFVRDKDAIQAVLVVAELAAYYRSRGLTLADGIEEIYKEYGYYAEKTISVTLSGVDGAEQIKEIMAKFRNNAPKEWNATTITVVEDFKAQTATAADGTVTNLTTPPSDVLKYTLADGSWIAVRPSGTEPKIKFYIAVVGESNEDSQAKIANIEAEINAFVK